From Corvus cornix cornix isolate S_Up_H32 chromosome 5, ASM73873v5, whole genome shotgun sequence, the proteins below share one genomic window:
- the KCNK13 gene encoding LOW QUALITY PROTEIN: potassium channel subfamily K member 13 (The sequence of the model RefSeq protein was modified relative to this genomic sequence to represent the inferred CDS: inserted 2 bases in 2 codons) yields MGFHRRFLLRGHRRFYYRVWMTTPATVGGKIFLIFYGXIGCAGTILFFNXFLERLITVIAYVMKSCHERQLRRKGVLPHNGRRGSGTSEVDSLAGWKPSVYYVMLILCVASLIISCCASAMYTPIEGWSYFDSLYFCFVAFSTIGFGDLVSSQNIRYESQGLYRFGNFVFILMGVCCIYSLFNVISIVIKQSINWILKKLACKCCHRCQRRLFHSRRNVVMPGNVRSRRNISIETDVVNESDTDGRRLSGEMISMKDFLASNKVSLAIMQKQLSETANGYPRQMSSNSKQNGFSGGVGALAIMNNRLAETSVDR; encoded by the exons GGTTTGGATGACCACCCCCGCCACCGTTGGAGGCAaaatttttctgatattttacG CTATAGGATGTGCAGGGACCATTTTGTTCTTTA CGTTCCTGGAGCGCTTGATCACTGTCATAGCTTACGTCATGAAGTCCTGCCACGAAAGacagctgaggaggaaaggggTTCTCCCTCACAACGGCCGGAGGGGCTCAGGGACCTCTGAGGTGGACAGCCTGGCGGGCTGGAAGCCCTCCGTGTACTATGTTATGCTGATTTTATGTGTAGCATCCCTCATCAtttcctgctgtgcctctgcaaTGTACACACCGATTGAAGGGTGGAGTTACTTTGACTCACTTTACTTCTGCTTTGTGGCCTTCAGCACCATTGGTTTTGGTGATCTGGTCAGTAGCCAGAACATCAGGTATGAGAGCCAAGGTCTTTACCGCTTTGGCAACTTTGTCTTCATACTCATGGGGGTATGCTGCATCTATTCCTTATTTAATGTGATCTCTATTGTCATCAAGCAGTCCATAAACTGGATATTAAAGAAGTTGGCCTGCAAGTGCTGCCACAGATGCCAAAGAAGATTATTTCATTCACGGAGGAATGTAGTAATGCCAGGAAATGTGCGCAGCCGGAGAAACATCTCCATCGAGACTGACGTTGTCAATGAGAGTGACACGGACGGACGCCGTCTGTCAGGAGAGATGATCTCCATGAAAGACTTCCTGGCCTCCAATAAAGTCTCACTGGCCATCATGCAGAAACAGCTGTCAGAAACTGCTAATGGGTATCCAAGGCAAATGAGCTctaattcaaagcaaaatggaTTCTCTGGTGGGGTTGGAGCTCTAGCAATTATGAATAACAGACTGGCAGAGACAAGTGTGGATAGgtaa